A stretch of the Arachis stenosperma cultivar V10309 chromosome 6, arast.V10309.gnm1.PFL2, whole genome shotgun sequence genome encodes the following:
- the LOC130935166 gene encoding uncharacterized protein LOC130935166, giving the protein MGRSSDMDAEMTEVTPSAAEAPPLGAVPSSSGENDSVRDLLTLARQFINQGKPSQALQAVIVAMKSKGGDEAVFQSLHRAREVYRSRLQDNAAVDQLASLFAECAIAEAQPVIIEPSATNTLVPSIASPSISSDAHGTSILAETGRMQVVLDAVSDGSSFICLKCGGLVSNHRKDEHYAYWCS; this is encoded by the exons ATGGGAAGATCGTCAGATATGGATGCCGAGATGACGGAGGTGACGCCGTCTGCGGCGGAGGCGCCGCCGCTAGGGGCGGTTCCGTCGAGCTCCGGCGAAAACGACTCCGTACGCGACTTACTCACATTGGCTCGCCAATTCATCAATCAAGGAAAACCTTCCCAAGCTCTCCAAGCT GTAATTGTAGCAATGAAATCCAAAGGTGGGGATGAAGCTGTATTTCAGTCCTTGCATCGTGCTCGTGAGGTGTATAGAAGTAGACTTCAAGACAATGCTGCTGTTGACCAGCTAGCTTCTTTGTTTGCTGAGTGCGCCATTGCCGAAGCTCAGCCTGTAATAATTGAACCATCTGCAACTAACACCCTCGTCCCTTCAATTGCCAGCCCGTCAATTTCTTCTGATGCTCATGGGACGTCCATACTGGCTGAAACCGGCAGGATGCAAGTAGTATTGGATGCGGTTTCAGATGGAAGCAGCTTCATCTGTTTGAAGTGTGGGGGCCTTGTTAGTAATCATCGTAAAGATGAGCACTATGCATACTGGTGCTCTTAA